The genome window ggagacggagacgggATGCTTTTTCGTCATGAATTGTTTTTGCTCgctgtttatatttataattattgtgtGGCGTTTTTACTGTGTTTACACACTATATAATAAGCTACTAATTTATGTACAATTGATAAACAATTGacttaataaatttgcataatcaGTGGCAAGCGTAGGTTATCTATCTGCTAATGTTCAATAAATTCCCCAGCATCTTTTCCctcctcttctctcctctccactctttctctttcttcgGGCATgactaataatatatttgccatatttcatttattggcCATAAATTAAGTTCATTAGCTTCTTTTTTGGCACTtccatatttatgtattttataataccagagatttaataatctttgtttagtattttataatcCATCCATCTTTTCGATGACATGCGTCACACTCTCCTTTCTTTCACCcttgctttaaatttataaatttctttattagTCGTTACAATCACAAAGTGTTCTGCGAAAAGAAATCATATCGATTCTCGTTCATgctcaaaataaaagtattttctcAGAAATTTCGCATGTCAACCAATTCGGACAGCTAATTTTCGTTAGAAACAACTTGGCGAGGATTGACTTTATtcatttctatatattatattttgtatacgaAGTGTTGTCTGTGTGTCAACAAACAATcgcataataattattaaagctCAGTGAAGAATCTCTGATTAGAAACATCTGCTCAAaagctcgctctctctgtctctctctctgtgtctctctctcactcatgACGAACTAACGACGACGTCACGAAGCGGATCTCGTGCCGGTAAATGAGAAATAAGTTCGTCTGTCATCAAGCagagcataaataaataaaatgtatgatTAAGTGGGTTCAATTGTTGACGCTGCTCTCTTGATtgcataataaaatacttatttaaaaGACGCTCGAGACATTTGTCAtccataaatttaaaagtactTCGCACTGACAGAAATCTTCATCATAATAATCAAAACTAACTTGACCAAGACAACAACTGAACGCAAAGCGTGTAAGCGACTATTTTGGAGGCAAGTGATTCAATGCGCGAGGTGTCGAAAACGGATTGATAAGCCAACCAACCAGCTAAGGGGAACTCTCTGATGCCGCTAAAGCAATCTTATCTATGGAGAATCCGTCATGAACATATCTTTCACTGCAAgacaaatactatatatatacatatatgggtAATAACATTAATGAGCCAACGTTTTTGTATGCAAACCGAGCTAAGGGCAATTAAGTTTATGACGCCTTTGCTCAATCAATAGTTGTGAACACCCCGAAATGAATACTCAATGATTATGCCGAgttgtaaatattattcaaacaCACAATAATTGTTGCTTTGAGCTGCgagtttcggtttcagtttcagttttgccCAGCAGCCGTTGTGTCGCCAATCGTCGGGAATGTTGTAATCTAATCGGGTTTGTTTGatatcgaatcgaatcgaatcgattCGTTAACCTTTAACGGGAAAACGTGCTGGCCAACAACTACTACTGATCGCTCCTGATCGTTCTTGCTCACTCTTATCAGTCGAGTCGAAATGCTTTGACAAaaggttttacatttttggcttaagtaattgtttaaaaatagcaacgcgtcaggcaggcagtcagtcagggCTGCCTTTATCACAAAAGGGAGTCGTAGCCATTGCTTGCCTCATCAATAATGTGACATCGAAACAATTGTTAATCAATCGCCCccaacattgcgtatacgtaatgtgtgTTATTATcttcgttgctgctgcttcttacCTGTTgcgatgtggatgtggattgATGTGAGGTTTCCTTAAGACTACTGCATGAACTAGAACTTGTATTTATCTGTCGTCCGCCCAAACTCGATGCTGAATTGTTCCCAGCACTCAGCGCTCCTCCAACTCCATTTGTGGAGCCATTCAATGTGGGCGTGGCGCTGAGCTGAAGCGGTGAACCGGCCGCTGATTGTCCACTCTTCTTGTTGAAACTCTCAATGAGCGTTGTGGCCGGACTCAACATGCCGCCGCTCTGTGAACTATCCGAAAAGTCTGTCATCtgaaaaaatcaaacaaaaaagaagaatcgATACTGATTAGTGTCTTATTCTGTATTCTGGTTTTTATTGCTATTGACACAATGAAAATGTCGTAGAATACAACTAAAAGGTTTTATCGCCCATTCTTCGAAGCTTTAGATCAGCAGAATTGCCTTATATGGACACAAGCGAAAAGTCGCACGACTCTACAGATATCGTCGTCTAGGTAAATGTTTAGTCACATCATCATGCATCATGACAGGTCACTATCTAGAGATTGTTTTAAGAGATGTAAGTCCGGAAGTAGATTAAATGTGACAACTATAAGCGTGCCAAACTATAAGCCAGTGACTTTAAAACTGTAGTCACTAAAAGAATCGCGACTCTAGAGATATCGTCGTCTAGGTAAATGTTTAGTCACATCATCATGCATCATGGCAGGTCACTATCTAGAGATTCTTTTTAGATGTAAGTCCGGAAGTAGATTAAATGTGACAACTAGAAACGTGTCAAACCGTATTTACGAAAGGAAGAGCTTTAAAGTTAACAGAAAGACAGTAACAACTAAACTGTACACCCCATAATTAAGGGAAATATTTAGCCACTTACTTGGAGtgtttaacaaaattaaaagtattcaAAAGTTTCACACAGTATTTaagctttgctttttattttattttactttacttgATCCACCACTTTGGCTATCTAAAGAAGCCGACAGTGGCTCTCAAACTGTATGCGCGACTCCCATTAGTAAAGAAAAAGTTTAGCAACTCACTCTTAGTGTTGAACAATACTAATAGTATTCTTAGGTTGAGCAAttgatttatgtttgttttgattttgttttgttatgcTAATCAGTTGCCATGCATTTGgcttttttgcatatttacatAAGAGTTTTGCCTTTTTGATTTAGCACAAAGCTATATAAATAACACGCTGGCAGCTGGGcgatttgttattgttttttgatttttttttttgttgtgctgcaaATGTGTGTACATAATTAATAACGTTTCGAGTCGCTTCTGATTAAAATTCCATTTACGCGTGGGCGTCACGCTGTTTTACTGAGCTACTTGAGCCCGTTTCTCAGTTGGTTGTGTGTTCGTTGTGTGGGCGCCTTGCGACCAGTTTTGCGATTTACGATTCGCGTTCTTCCCTCGGAATCAATAATTCGCAATTCGCACATATATTTGCAATGTAATTTATGACAAAATGCGCCTCTCAAtaaaactgtttattttttttttctcccaTCATAAAACACGCCATAAACACGCAAACCGAAACGACGCGCGACGCACGGTTTAACAGTGTTGAAAGCTTTTTATTTGTGCTTTTGCGCAAGCTTTAAAACGTAACGTACATTTGTCGCGACGGTAGCTTACAACACTGTGAGCGTTGCCCATAAGCTGCAGCTAAAGCCGAACAGCtgtttgtggtatatttagtgTATTTCTTGTGCGAGTTGGTCACATTGCGCTGCTCGGAGCGATTCGCAGAAGttgataaaaatgttttaatttgtgcgcattaaaaagtgtttgtttttaaagtgTTTGTGTCGtggaaagtgtgtgtgttaaaagtGTAATCTGATTGTGCAATTTGTAACGCAAAATGCGAGCGTTCGAACAAAGATGgctgttttgctgctgctggctaaCGATGGCGTCAGCGGCAGCATACGCGACGTCCGTCGACGTCATGGCAGCGCCAGCTGGAGTGGGGAGTGTTgtcgctgcagcagcagaggcagctgCTTCGGGTAgcacattaacaacaacaacaaccaatgCCAACAGCAAACAGTTGCCCGTGTGCAGTCGCATGCTGCGTCATGTGTTTGAGAATGCAACGCCACGCGACGAACAGCAGGCGGGCATCTTTGTGGAGTACAAACCGGAGGCGGGGCAACCTATGGACGAGGAGTCGTATCTGTGGAACTGTCTGGACGCGTGTTGCGAGAAATCGCAGAACCAAACACAGGCCAATCCCTGCAATGTGGTTCTGGTGTTCAAGCGCAAATGCTATCACATTCACTGTGTCAGCAATGAGGCGTGTCTGCCCAAGCCACTTTCACGTGAACGCGAAAACGATAAGGTGCAAATGGTTCTAGTCAATCCGGTGGGCGGCACAGCAGAGTCAGAGACATGGACGCAGCTGCTCAAGGCTGCCAAACAAACGGCCGAAGTGTTGCCATACGATGCAGAGCTCAACTTTTGGAAGCAGCCACGTCGGCTACCTTTTCAAGTTAGTTGGAGACACACAAATGCTTCTCTTCTCCcttattaaaagtatttcatgTTTTACAGGACAGCAATGCCTACGATGACGATGATTTTCCCATTGCGGAGAAGCGCATGAAAcaactgctgttgcaacaacaacaaacggcaGATGACAACGATGAGGACTTGAGTTACTATGGCGAGAATGCCAAATTCATGACCTGCGACCTGGACACACCTTGTCCCCCGCAAGAGCAATGTGTGCCACTTCAACCAAATGCAGTCACCGGACTCTGCAGATGCAAACGTAACTTTGTGCGCAACAAGCAGTTGAAGTGTGTCATGCCAGCGGTGCCTTATCGCGCCTACAGCAACGAGGCAGCTATCGCAGAAGACGCACAAGaagccgccgctgctgctagTGAAATTGCGACAGAGGCGGTGTTGCCACCGCCTGCTAAGCAGGAAGCCAACAAAGCGATTGTGGTGTCGGTGATGTCAAAGGACGTTCAGCTACCTGAACAAGAGGTCACGTTGGCGGCATTTACAGTGCCCGACGAGCAGACAAGTGGCACGAAATACAAATACCTCTGGACACTGATATCACAACCCAAGGGGCCGATGAATGGCACGATATCGGATCAAAGCAAATCCAAGGTGAAGTTATCGAATCTGTCCGAGGGTTTGTACACCTTCAAGGTGACAGTGACGGGAGACAATGGCACGTTTGGCGAGGCGGCCGCCAATGTCACAGTGATGCCTGAAAAACGCATTAATCAAGCGCCACAGGTGATTATATCACCCAAGGAACAGATTATACGCCAGCCCACATCGAATGCGGTGCTCGATGGCAGTCCTAGCACCGATGACGATAAGATCATCAATTGGCACTGGGAAGTCATCTCGGGACCGATTGGTTATCAACCTCAGCTCCCCGAGGTAAACACACTGCAACTGGATCTCACTTCGCCGGGCAATTACACCTTTAAACTGACCGTAACGGATTCCAACAACGTGACCAACTCGACCACAGCCACGATAGCAGTGCTGAAGGAGACGGACTATGCGCCGGTGGCGAATGCCGGCGATGCCGTCATCTTGTATCTGCCCAACAATAATGTGACGCTCAACGGCACAGCGAGTTCGGATGATCACGAAATTGTGGCTTGGGAGTGGACCAAAGATGCCAGCGACGAAGCCAAAGCTGTGGACATGCAGAACACGAGAACTCCATATGTGCAGCTGTCCAATCTGGAGGA of Drosophila nasuta strain 15112-1781.00 chromosome 3, ASM2355853v1, whole genome shotgun sequence contains these proteins:
- the LOC132793567 gene encoding dyslexia-associated protein KIAA0319-like protein yields the protein MRAFEQRWLFCCCWLTMASAAAYATSVDVMAAPAGVGSVVAAAAEAAASGSTLTTTTTNANSKQLPVCSRMLRHVFENATPRDEQQAGIFVEYKPEAGQPMDEESYLWNCLDACCEKSQNQTQANPCNVVLVFKRKCYHIHCVSNEACLPKPLSRERENDKVQMVLVNPVGGTAESETWTQLLKAAKQTAEVLPYDAELNFWKQPRRLPFQDSNAYDDDDFPIAEKRMKQLLLQQQQTADDNDEDLSYYGENAKFMTCDLDTPCPPQEQCVPLQPNAVTGLCRCKRNFVRNKQLKCVMPAVPYRAYSNEAAIAEDAQEAAAAASEIATEAVLPPPAKQEANKAIVVSVMSKDVQLPEQEVTLAAFTVPDEQTSGTKYKYLWTLISQPKGPMNGTISDQSKSKVKLSNLSEGLYTFKVTVTGDNGTFGEAAANVTVMPEKRINQAPQVIISPKEQIIRQPTSNAVLDGSPSTDDDKIINWHWEVISGPIGYQPQLPEVNTLQLDLTSPGNYTFKLTVTDSNNVTNSTTATIAVLKETDYAPVANAGDAVILYLPNNNVTLNGTASSDDHEIVAWEWTKDASDEAKAVDMQNTRTPYVQLSNLEEGMYTFVLKVTDGSGQSSTAKVHVFVKPPTNSPPVVKAGMNVTSNLPVNWALLNGSESKDDIAIKSYQWKQLSGPNNAIILQANSSIANATSLTLGLYEFELSVADENNNMASDSTWVKIVQERNAAPIANAGGDRTITLPVTAIYLNGTQSSDDLAVVKYVWTREDNSLAAGTIVGDTDKQSVMILTNVVQGRYVFKLTVSDDQGLTGTDTVSINVHPDPMLHYLVEMTLPMGISVITKSELDSTVQKLQLLLGDDNKIQIRELKYDLHTEAAVLVFYVLADATVKGEPAKPVNGLHVERLLRAKLQKDASILGALYVDIRTTVCQNNCSGHGRCNPSTRACECEAFWMPSVGYFINNDEANCDWSILYVFVGVIASCLLLSGIFWGIACACRQSKKPRLRQKVQKYALIGAQDEEAANYSRNTSLTESETDSDVLFETRSKSNGIGKHKGHHSSSHGSGSSAGRDGNKFAVTKLGRKIKA